In Aminobacterium sp. MB27-C1, a single genomic region encodes these proteins:
- a CDS encoding chemotaxis protein CheD, producing the protein MANTFHVGMADLIVITAPDTLVTLGLGSCIGLVIFDSVAKVAGMAHIMLPESREGAPVDKPGKFANTAVPTLIDAVCKKGALKSRLKAKFAGGAQMFAIPGSQSDFLAVGSRNIQQTTAWLNKYGIKIMDSDTGGNKGRSVEFSTETWMLSVKTLGQGKKEI; encoded by the coding sequence ATGGCGAATACTTTTCATGTTGGCATGGCTGATCTCATTGTCATAACAGCGCCGGATACACTTGTAACCTTAGGATTAGGGTCTTGTATAGGTCTCGTGATTTTTGATTCTGTCGCAAAGGTAGCTGGAATGGCTCATATAATGCTTCCTGAAAGCAGGGAAGGTGCTCCTGTAGATAAGCCAGGGAAATTCGCCAATACGGCGGTTCCTACGCTCATTGATGCTGTATGTAAAAAAGGAGCTTTAAAGTCTAGGCTTAAAGCAAAATTTGCAGGAGGGGCTCAGATGTTTGCTATACCGGGCTCTCAGTCTGATTTTCTCGCTGTTGGAAGTCGAAATATTCAGCAAACAACGGCGTGGCTAAATAAGTATGGCATTAAGATAATGGATTCTGATACTGGAGGAAATAAAGGTAGAAGCGTGGAGTTTTCTACGGAAACATGGATGCTTAGTGTTAAAACCCTAGGGCAAGGGAAAAAAGAAATATAA
- a CDS encoding chemotaxis protein CheA, whose amino-acid sequence MAGMDLSQYLGAFLDEASDNLLHLDDLLLAVEKNQEDMEVINEIFRSAHTLKGMSATMGFERMSSLTHALEDRLDKVRKGENTLKSNDIDLLFKSLDTLQSMVDAIRNDGNDTSISIDELVQALREAISDEPQKDTFLGSDSKPAGLESHEEEWIHEASSLGMDVFKVKVFLTQECLLKAARAYMVVNRLEEMGDIIKTTPPVDDLENEKFDRSFEVYIATHSSQDKIEEAVSRISEIEKIEIEHVGAPQVEREKNENSVDQDHASQNEVSSENKALHSEKNGNNVSKSANHKKSSQTVRVDIGRLDKLMNLVGELVIGRARIERLVQEARLREFDEPLSQLGRISSDIQEMVTKLRMVPVSFIFDRFPRLVRDLSKTMKKKIDLRIEGQDTELDRTVIDEIGDPLVHLIRNSIDHGIELPEARLKNGKEATGTICISAYQEGSGVIIEVDDDGHGIDTDKVRKKALEKALITPEQSSEMTEEELVQLVFLPGFSTSDAVTDISGRGVGMDAVKTKVESLGGQFEVASEHGKGTRVLVRLPLTLAIVLALLVKVENEIYAISLENVEETILVHKNDIKTMHGIPATLLRGDVLPLSDLASILGTSVEDDGQEEYPVVVVKAGRNKVGMIVSELIGQQEIVIKSLGKFLSKTKGIAGATILGDGNVALILDVASLCAR is encoded by the coding sequence ATGGCTGGAATGGATCTGAGTCAATATTTAGGCGCTTTCCTTGATGAGGCTTCTGATAATCTTTTGCATCTTGATGATCTTCTACTTGCTGTAGAGAAAAATCAGGAAGACATGGAAGTTATAAACGAAATCTTTCGATCTGCTCATACGTTAAAAGGAATGTCTGCAACGATGGGATTTGAAAGAATGTCGTCTCTGACCCATGCTCTTGAAGATCGTTTAGATAAGGTTCGTAAGGGTGAAAATACGTTAAAAAGTAACGATATCGACTTACTTTTTAAATCTCTTGATACTCTTCAATCTATGGTAGACGCTATTCGGAATGATGGAAATGATACGTCTATTTCTATAGATGAACTTGTTCAGGCTTTACGAGAAGCTATTTCTGATGAACCACAAAAAGATACTTTTCTTGGCAGTGATAGCAAACCAGCTGGTTTAGAATCTCATGAAGAAGAATGGATACATGAAGCAAGTAGCCTTGGTATGGATGTTTTTAAAGTCAAGGTTTTTCTGACGCAAGAATGCCTCCTGAAGGCGGCTCGAGCATATATGGTTGTAAATCGTTTAGAAGAAATGGGAGACATTATTAAAACAACACCTCCTGTAGACGATCTTGAAAATGAAAAATTTGATAGATCTTTTGAAGTGTACATTGCTACACATAGCTCTCAGGATAAGATAGAAGAAGCTGTTTCTCGCATTAGTGAGATAGAAAAAATAGAAATAGAGCATGTTGGCGCTCCTCAAGTGGAAAGAGAAAAAAACGAAAACTCTGTGGATCAAGATCATGCCTCACAGAACGAAGTTTCTTCTGAAAATAAAGCTCTTCATTCTGAAAAGAATGGAAATAATGTTTCGAAGTCGGCTAATCATAAAAAAAGCAGTCAAACGGTTCGTGTAGATATCGGACGTCTCGATAAACTAATGAATCTTGTCGGAGAATTGGTTATTGGCCGGGCTCGTATAGAGCGTCTTGTTCAAGAGGCACGTTTGAGAGAGTTTGATGAACCTCTATCTCAGCTTGGTCGTATTTCTAGCGATATTCAAGAGATGGTTACCAAGCTTCGGATGGTGCCTGTTTCCTTCATTTTTGATCGTTTCCCAAGATTAGTAAGGGATTTATCCAAAACAATGAAAAAGAAGATAGATCTCCGAATAGAAGGTCAAGATACAGAACTTGATCGTACAGTAATAGATGAAATTGGCGACCCACTTGTTCATCTTATTCGTAATTCCATAGATCATGGTATCGAGTTGCCTGAAGCGCGACTTAAAAACGGTAAAGAGGCAACTGGAACAATCTGTATTTCTGCCTATCAGGAAGGTAGCGGTGTTATTATCGAGGTCGATGACGATGGACATGGTATCGATACTGATAAGGTACGTAAGAAGGCCCTTGAAAAAGCTCTAATTACGCCGGAACAAAGTTCTGAAATGACAGAAGAAGAGCTTGTGCAACTTGTCTTTTTGCCTGGTTTCAGCACTTCCGATGCAGTTACCGACATCTCTGGTCGTGGTGTAGGTATGGACGCAGTAAAAACAAAGGTTGAATCTCTTGGCGGTCAATTTGAGGTGGCAAGTGAGCATGGGAAGGGAACACGTGTTCTTGTACGATTACCGTTAACTCTTGCCATTGTTCTTGCTTTGCTTGTTAAAGTGGAAAATGAGATTTATGCTATCTCCCTTGAAAATGTAGAAGAGACAATTCTTGTACATAAAAATGATATCAAAACTATGCACGGAATACCTGCTACTCTTTTGCGAGGGGATGTTCTTCCACTGTCTGATCTGGCCTCAATTTTGGGGACTTCCGTTGAGGACGATGGTCAGGAAGAGTATCCCGTAGTTGTTGTTAAAGCGGGGAGAAACAAGGTCGGTATGATCGTTAGCGAATTAATAGGACAACAAGAGATTGTCATTAAATCTTTAGGAAAATTCCTATCTAAAACAAAAGGAATAGCTGGAGCGACAATATTGGGAGACGGAAATGTTGCTTTAATACTTGACGTAGCCTCTCTCTGCGCGAGGTAG
- a CDS encoding chemotaxis response regulator protein-glutamate methylesterase gives MIKVLVVDDSSFMRKIIRDILTSHPQIEVVGVARDGEDALEKIKELNPDVVTLDIEMPKLDGLQTLKIIMKQFPRPVIMVSSLTQEGAQATLQALSLGAFDYVTKPSGHISLDMNVVGEELIAKVVAAGSVTPSVLKEPTAYITQQIEQQIRPAKIIKSEPPVIVAIAASTGGPRALQYVLSQLPGDFPLPIVVVQHMPKDFTPSFAKRLDSVSQLTVIEAYDKAPLQAGMAAIAPGGAHLIVKRDKDKRLFCGLSDMPPVLSVKPSANVLFMSLADEVGGKVLSVILTGMGRDGTDGATMLKKKGAYVIAEAQESCVVYGMPRAAVEAGIVDETVPLTSISTAILRYVNN, from the coding sequence ATGATAAAAGTCTTAGTCGTAGATGATTCTTCTTTTATGAGAAAGATAATAAGGGATATATTGACTTCCCATCCTCAGATAGAGGTTGTAGGCGTTGCGAGAGACGGGGAGGATGCTCTGGAAAAAATTAAAGAATTGAATCCAGACGTAGTTACTCTCGATATTGAAATGCCGAAACTAGATGGATTACAAACATTAAAAATAATAATGAAACAGTTCCCAAGACCTGTTATTATGGTAAGTAGTTTAACTCAAGAAGGAGCACAAGCAACATTGCAGGCCTTATCTTTAGGTGCTTTTGATTATGTTACGAAACCTTCAGGCCATATTTCTCTTGATATGAATGTCGTTGGTGAAGAGCTTATTGCAAAAGTGGTAGCTGCAGGCTCTGTAACCCCATCGGTTTTAAAAGAACCAACAGCATATATAACGCAACAGATAGAGCAACAAATACGACCAGCGAAAATTATAAAAAGTGAGCCGCCTGTTATTGTAGCTATAGCCGCATCTACCGGCGGTCCGAGGGCGTTGCAATATGTGTTATCTCAATTGCCTGGCGATTTCCCATTACCTATAGTGGTTGTTCAGCATATGCCTAAGGATTTTACGCCTTCTTTTGCCAAACGTCTTGATTCTGTGTCGCAGCTTACAGTCATAGAGGCATATGACAAAGCTCCTCTTCAGGCTGGTATGGCTGCTATTGCTCCAGGAGGGGCCCATTTAATTGTCAAAAGAGACAAAGATAAAAGATTATTTTGTGGGCTTTCCGATATGCCTCCTGTTTTATCTGTAAAGCCGTCTGCGAATGTTTTGTTTATGAGCTTAGCTGATGAAGTGGGAGGGAAGGTGCTCTCTGTTATATTAACTGGAATGGGGCGAGATGGAACAGATGGCGCAACAATGCTAAAGAAAAAGGGTGCTTATGTTATTGCTGAAGCACAAGAATCTTGCGTCGTTTATGGGATGCCCAGAGCGGCTGTAGAGGCTGGAATAGTAGATGAAACGGTACCTTTAACTTCGATATCAACAGCTATTTTAAGGTATGTGAATAATTAG
- a CDS encoding MinD/ParA family protein translates to MRNGEGLPVADQAKTLRSLVEKNRSFEKKVFRNTRSMAIVSGKGGVGKSSLSVNLALAIADLGFSVVLLDADMGMANVDLMLGLVPRYSLAHVIRGSREIREILIELDDRVWVIPGGSGVREMAEANEDIFLKILEQLTTLDLMADYLIIDTGAGIHKDVLSFALAADSVVVVTTPEPTSVRDAYGIMKILAIESKSKADMHLVVNMADNAVEAGETAERMQKVSSRFLSLNVDYDGFVPIDRHLKKAICSQRPLLREFPNSVASYSFREIASRLTGAKQETAGRGLKAFFLRLARGLRTMEMEP, encoded by the coding sequence GTGCGTAATGGAGAGGGGCTCCCAGTTGCCGATCAGGCAAAGACGCTTAGAAGTTTAGTAGAAAAAAATAGGAGTTTTGAGAAGAAAGTATTTAGAAATACTCGTTCTATGGCTATTGTCAGCGGTAAAGGAGGGGTAGGTAAGAGCAGCCTCTCTGTTAATCTTGCTCTTGCAATAGCCGATCTGGGCTTTTCAGTGGTTTTATTGGATGCGGACATGGGGATGGCCAACGTTGACCTTATGCTAGGGTTAGTTCCTCGTTATTCTCTTGCTCACGTTATACGTGGGTCGAGGGAAATAAGAGAAATATTGATCGAGCTTGATGATAGGGTATGGGTTATTCCAGGCGGTAGTGGAGTCCGTGAAATGGCAGAGGCAAATGAAGACATTTTTTTGAAAATTTTAGAGCAACTTACTACTCTTGATCTTATGGCTGACTATCTCATTATTGATACGGGAGCAGGAATACATAAAGATGTACTTTCTTTCGCTCTTGCCGCTGATTCTGTTGTGGTGGTTACAACGCCAGAACCTACGTCGGTTCGTGATGCTTATGGAATAATGAAGATTTTAGCTATAGAGTCAAAGAGCAAGGCTGATATGCATCTTGTTGTAAATATGGCAGATAATGCAGTAGAAGCGGGAGAAACAGCAGAAAGAATGCAAAAAGTCTCTTCGCGTTTTTTAAGTTTAAACGTTGATTATGATGGATTTGTTCCAATAGATCGTCATTTAAAGAAAGCGATATGTTCTCAAAGGCCATTGTTGAGAGAATTCCCGAATTCGGTGGCATCTTATTCTTTCCGCGAAATAGCCTCGCGGTTAACGGGGGCAAAACAGGAGACAGCGGGGAGAGGATTAAAAGCATTTTTCTTGAGACTTGCTCGAGGATTACGCACAATGGAGATGGAGCCTTGA
- the flhF gene encoding flagellar biosynthesis protein FlhF: protein MRVVQQISFEAKNDAEAIRIASERLGRDAVILSTRPAKAGGFLGLFRKDILVVTAGLLEEDEADQREASRDRLVAFQRLLDSKKTSASPTISERITEDVKDEVSFSSQSLALAKPQEEKGKTKDLEQEVARIYEKLDKVLERLDEKPQHAVIESHPKSVVAESGVEKNKKTNIAVSVSSDLTGSLIEKGLLPDIAQKLQEKFLEEKLPQDQFCLWLKDQVPVAAKVPTKAIGGKKVMFVGPTGVGKTTTIAKIAAIHALWERKNVLLLTSDTYRIAAVEQLRTYAKILGVPIEVIFEIEEIDTVLKKHSKADLILLDTAGRNQKDSERLEEAKRLYEAFKPDALHLVLASNMKDKDMLDVVGRMGSLPLTHMLFTKIDETSSYGGLLNVLLSKKLPASFLTTGQNVPNDIEVADAQKIVDLFLTEEDYSRA from the coding sequence ATGCGCGTAGTTCAGCAGATATCTTTTGAAGCTAAGAATGATGCAGAAGCAATACGAATTGCCAGTGAACGCTTAGGGCGGGATGCGGTAATTCTTTCCACTCGTCCTGCCAAAGCCGGAGGTTTTTTAGGGCTTTTCAGAAAAGATATTCTTGTTGTTACTGCTGGTCTTCTTGAAGAAGATGAAGCAGATCAGCGAGAAGCATCGCGAGATCGACTAGTAGCATTTCAGCGTCTTCTTGATTCTAAAAAAACATCGGCGTCTCCGACAATTTCAGAGCGGATTACTGAGGATGTAAAAGATGAAGTTTCTTTTTCATCTCAAAGTTTGGCTTTAGCAAAGCCTCAGGAGGAGAAGGGAAAAACTAAAGATTTAGAACAAGAAGTAGCGCGCATATATGAAAAACTGGATAAAGTTTTGGAACGTCTGGATGAGAAGCCTCAACATGCAGTTATTGAGTCTCATCCCAAATCAGTTGTGGCGGAGAGTGGTGTCGAGAAAAACAAAAAAACAAACATTGCTGTTTCTGTTTCTTCTGATCTAACAGGTTCTCTTATAGAAAAAGGCTTATTACCAGATATAGCTCAAAAACTTCAAGAAAAGTTTTTGGAAGAAAAACTTCCTCAGGATCAGTTTTGTCTTTGGCTTAAAGATCAGGTTCCAGTTGCAGCAAAAGTTCCGACGAAAGCAATTGGCGGGAAAAAAGTAATGTTTGTAGGCCCTACAGGCGTGGGCAAAACGACGACAATTGCCAAAATAGCTGCCATACATGCTCTTTGGGAGCGAAAAAATGTATTGTTACTAACATCAGATACCTATCGTATAGCTGCGGTAGAACAGTTACGAACATATGCGAAAATCCTTGGGGTTCCCATTGAGGTTATTTTTGAGATAGAAGAAATTGATACTGTATTGAAAAAACATAGCAAGGCTGACCTTATATTACTTGATACGGCAGGGAGAAATCAAAAAGATTCTGAACGACTCGAAGAGGCTAAAAGACTTTACGAAGCCTTTAAACCTGATGCTCTTCACCTCGTACTCGCTTCAAATATGAAAGATAAGGATATGCTTGACGTAGTAGGAAGAATGGGAAGTTTACCTTTAACCCATATGCTTTTTACAAAAATCGATGAGACAAGTTCCTATGGTGGTTTACTTAACGTGCTGCTTTCGAAAAAGCTTCCAGCATCCTTTCTTACTACAGGACAAAATGTTCCTAATGATATTGAGGTTGCAGATGCTCAGAAGATTGTAGACCTTTTTTTGACGGAAGAGGACTATTCTCGTGCGTAA
- a CDS encoding chemotaxis protein CheC — MNLDSFSHLQLDAIREVGNIGAGNAATALSKLLEKPVEMDVPKAELISIYELGEHYGPAMSLVAAVFVRSHGDFPCSLIFIQEEENAQSLVDLLITKQFGGGMDVSSLPEEMRDSALSEVGNIILSSFLNAINMFVGSTYNISVPGVAHDMLAAVLDVVISIFGQTGDVALVVNTTLSVGESDLDVQGNVIMIPDPGSLEGLLEKLGVM, encoded by the coding sequence ATGAATTTAGACAGTTTCAGTCACTTGCAACTTGACGCTATCCGGGAAGTTGGAAATATCGGAGCTGGTAATGCCGCGACGGCCTTATCGAAACTTCTGGAAAAACCTGTGGAAATGGATGTCCCTAAAGCAGAGCTTATTTCAATTTATGAGTTGGGGGAACATTATGGGCCGGCAATGAGTCTTGTCGCCGCTGTTTTTGTCAGATCTCATGGAGATTTCCCATGCAGTCTTATTTTTATACAAGAGGAAGAGAACGCTCAGTCCCTTGTGGATTTGCTTATTACAAAACAATTTGGTGGAGGAATGGATGTATCCTCTCTTCCTGAGGAAATGAGAGACAGTGCACTATCAGAGGTTGGCAATATTATTTTGAGTTCTTTCTTGAATGCAATAAACATGTTCGTAGGCAGTACATACAACATATCGGTTCCCGGAGTAGCTCATGACATGTTGGCTGCGGTTTTGGATGTCGTCATTTCTATTTTCGGACAAACAGGAGATGTAGCCCTTGTAGTTAATACGACCCTCAGTGTTGGAGAATCAGATCTTGATGTGCAAGGAAATGTGATAATGATTCCTGACCCCGGTTCTCTAGAGGGACTGCTGGAGAAACTGGGGGTTATGTAA
- a CDS encoding flagellar brake protein, with product MDLTHFLSLLDKEIGKKVFVDIRAGLYKGRYPSRLEDIRKNQIAVAHPMLKGALLPIHRSLEIVLQIEIEGSLYEVAAFIVRSSIAEQIPLLWVEPHGEVIKLQRRRFVRVPCIMKMEMFLLQEAEQFKTAREEKIAVTAKDISLGGCGFLLDISKKHLFENKRRYLCRLFLPETEFLVPVSIMRNQERDGRCEVGVSFDILPISAEKSLGNFIRQQELINR from the coding sequence ATGGATTTAACTCATTTTCTTTCTCTTCTTGATAAAGAAATAGGGAAGAAAGTTTTTGTAGATATTAGGGCTGGATTGTATAAGGGACGTTATCCTTCCAGACTTGAAGATATTCGTAAGAATCAGATAGCTGTGGCTCATCCCATGCTAAAGGGGGCCTTGTTACCAATACATAGAAGTCTCGAAATAGTTTTACAGATAGAGATAGAGGGCTCACTATATGAAGTTGCAGCTTTTATTGTTCGAAGCTCCATTGCAGAACAAATACCGTTACTTTGGGTAGAGCCGCATGGCGAGGTAATCAAACTACAAAGAAGACGTTTTGTTCGTGTTCCTTGTATTATGAAAATGGAGATGTTTTTGCTCCAGGAAGCAGAACAATTTAAAACAGCAAGAGAGGAAAAAATCGCTGTTACCGCGAAAGATATAAGTTTGGGGGGCTGCGGTTTTTTGTTGGATATTTCTAAGAAACATCTTTTTGAAAATAAAAGACGATATCTTTGCCGTCTCTTTCTTCCCGAAACAGAGTTTTTAGTCCCTGTTTCTATAATGAGGAATCAAGAACGCGACGGTCGATGTGAGGTTGGGGTCTCTTTTGATATTTTGCCTATTTCGGCAGAAAAAAGTTTAGGAAATTTTATTCGTCAACAAGAACTTATTAATCGTTAG